In the Acropora muricata isolate sample 2 chromosome 10, ASM3666990v1, whole genome shotgun sequence genome, one interval contains:
- the LOC136887784 gene encoding adenosine receptor A3-like has product MDLNEWNPFWATCFSVMAFLIIVGNSLTIATLLRKKFRKRPQFLLISLAFADLLVGCATTMYVIVQCHFFALWFVFNIFDMFAGLSSIFHLAVISLERLHATLRPFRHRQLSLKAYWVAIATPWILSSSVSVLMKIHGMPFNIVIICLTTPLLITCFSYLAIWRKRRRSPENVRSFRQNQEARFSKSIFLVTAASFLTWTPFLVVHIIVLVNMHLRIPPSVVFCIVLVHFSNSFVNFIIYIIRFPSYRKVLFSLCRCSVL; this is encoded by the coding sequence ATGGATTTGAACGAGTGGAATCCCTTCTGGGCGACTTGCTTTAGCGTTATGGCTTTTCTTATCATCGTTGGAAATTCCCTCACAATCGCAACACTTCTGAGGAAAAAGTTTCGCAAGCGTCCACAGTTCTTGTTGATCAGTTTAGCCTTTGCTGATCTCTTGGTTGGATGCGCGACTACAATGTATGTCATTGTTCAGTGCCACTTTTTCGCgctgtggtttgtttttaatatatttGATATGTTCGCGGGTCTTTCTTCCATCTTCCACTTGGCTGTCATTTCTCTTGAAAGACTTCACGCAACTCTTCGGCCATTTCGTCATCGACAGCTTAGTTTAAAAGCCTACTGGGTTGCCATAGCTACACCATGGATTCTTTCCTCGTCCGTTTCAGTCCTCATGAAGATACATGGAATGCCCTTCAATATTGTTATAATTTGCTTAACAACTCCATTGCTCATAACATGTTTTTCCTACCTGGCAAtttggagaaagagaagaagaagtCCCGAAAATGTGAGAAGCTTTCGACAAAATCAAGAAGCAAGATTTTCAAAGAGCATTTTCCTTGTAACGGCAGCATCTTTCTTGACATGGACACCTTTTCTGGTTGTACACATCATCGTCTTGGTTAACATGCATCTCCGCATTCCTCCATCTGTTGTTTTCTGTATCGTTCTCGTTCATTTTAGTAACTCTTTTGTCAACTTTATTATCTACATTATTAGGTTTCCTAGTTacagaaaagttttgttttctttatgtcgGTGTTCAGTTCTTTAG